AGGTGTCTATCGGGCAGCTGTTCATTGCCGGGATAGTACCGGGCATTATTCTGGCGTTCATGCTGGCGGGCGTGGCGGTGATAATGTGCTGGAGAAACCCGGTCCTGGGTCCGCCGGCAGGCGCGGTCTCCTGGGCCGAGCGGCTCTCCTCACTCAAGAAGGTCTGGCCGTTAGTCGCAGTCATGCTCTCCATCATCGGAACGATTTATCTGGGAATCGCCAGCGCCGCCGAGGCAGCGGGCGTGGGTTGTGTGGTGGTCATAATACTCGCGTTTTTCGTATACCGTCTTCGCTGGGCCGACTTCTACCGCGCCATCGTAGAGGCGGCGACCCTCAACGGCATGATCCTGTTCATGATGGTCGGAGCCTGGTTCTATTCCTACGTCCTCGGCACCTCGGGCGCTGCCAAGAGCCTGATGGAGCTGGTCTACGGGACGGGCTTGCCTCCGCTGGGAATAGTCTTTCTTATAAACATTATCCTCTTGATCTTGGGATGTTTCATCGATGCCATAACCATCATGCTGCTCACCATACCCCTTTTTGTTCCCATCGTCGTCGGCCTGGGTTTTGATCCCGTATGGTTCGGGGTACTGTACGTGGTCAACATGCAGATAGGGCTGATCACTCCCCCCATGGGACTGGACCTGTTCACGGTGCGCTCCGCCTTTAACCTCCCCGCGGGACACTTGCTGCGCGGGGTGCTGCCTTTCCTTGTGGTTCTGATTATTTTCCTGCTCCTGCTGGTATTCTTCCCGCAGCTGAGCCTGTGGCTGCCCGGCACTATGGGAATGGGACGGTGAATGAGTCGTCTTGGGCGGGAAGCCGTGCGTCAATCCCTTGGCGGAAAGGTGCCGGTTCAGCGGCACCTTTCCCCTTGCGGGCGGCATGAATCGCGTGGGATCTGAGGCCAGCATCATGGTCACATGGTCATAAGTCCCCCGGGATCACCGGAGGGTAATGCCGGGAGCGCTGTTGCCCGGGCTCACAGCGCCTCTGTATCGGCTATGAGTTCACTCTGCCGAAGCGTGGAGCAGAAGCGTTCGGCCAGGTGGTTACGGGGGCCGCGGGGACGAATCGCCTGATACTGCTGCTTGGGAAGCGGAGCCGGGGGCTCGAGTTTCAGGAGGGTTCCGTTTCTCAGGTCGTCCTCCACGGTGATTTCATGGGTAATGGCGAGCACGGGGCTGGTCCTGACTATCTTCTTTACGGCCTCGGGATGAGTCGCCTCCAACACCGTGCGGGGATGCACTCCCAGGGTTGTGAAATAGCGGTCAACCATTTCACGCAGGGCAGACCCCGGGGGAGGCAGCACGAGAGACGGATGACGCCAGTCAAGGCACTCGGCGACCTCACGATGCTTTGCGTTGGCCACCGCTACCAGGCCCAGGTGAAAGGTGAACTCCTGCAGGGTGCCCGGCGCCTCATATCGTGCCGGAATGATGCCGACATCGTAATGACCGGCCCGCACCCCTTCGGCAATGGCGTTGTAGTCGGTAGTAATCATCAACGTTACTGACGGAACGGTGCCGACGAGGCCGAAATGGCTGCGGTACCGGCTGGCTACCTCGGGAAGGAGGTAGGTACCGGTCAGGAGGTCGGATATTACCTTGACCGATGTTGCCGCCTCTTCTTGGATTCTGAGCCTTTCCAGCCCTGCCACCAACTTGTCAGCGTCCCGAACCATCCGGCGCGCCGTTCGGTAGACCATTCTCCCGGCCGCAGTAAGCTCCACGCTGTTCGAAGCATGGCTTCTGGCGAGGAGCCGGTGGCCGAGCTCACGCTCCAGGGCCTTTATCTGAACGCTTATGGCCGGCTGGGTGACGTGAAGCCTCTGCGCAGCAGCAGAGAACCCCCCGGTTTCAACCACCGTGAGAAATACCAGTAATTGATGCAGCGTCACGGCCTTGTATCCACCTTTCGTCTTCGCGGTTATAAGCGAATACCTATATCGAATATACCAAATTGAATTTGCTTTCGCAAGTGAGGCCTGATAGACTCTTCCCAGAAGGGGGTGAGATTCGCTCAAGACCGCTCCCAGGGGGCGGGGAGCGGAGGACCGCAGAGGGAAGAGACCGGGCGCTGCCGGTTGGGTTGGAGTCTACGCCGCAAAGGGAGGAAATGCCGATGAGTGCCGTCCACTGCGAATACTGCGGGCGTCCTATCAAAGGCGAGCCCGAGATAAGGGTCCGTCGGGGCAAAGAACATATATACTGTTCTGATTTTTGTTTTAAACTGCACTTCTACGATGCGCCGACGATTACGCATGAGGATCTGCAGAAAATGTATGCCCTTCGGTGCGTTCCCGTCCGGTTTGATTGAAGCTAAAGGGGGACAGACAGCATGACCAGACGTCTGGAGGAACTGGTCGAGGCGGTTATCGACACCGATTTTCTCATCATCGGCGGCGGGCTGGCGGGCAGCATGGCGGCGCTGCGGGCGAAGAAGCGGGATCCCAACCTGGACGTCACCGTCATCGACAAGGCCAAGATGGAGTACAGCGGCGACGGGGTTGGGCTGGATAATTTCAATCAGGTGCCCCTGCACAAGGAGGATCTGCAGAGGGACGTTGGTGAAGGCGAGGCCAAGAAGGCCGTTTTCGGCGGGGAGCGGATGAAGGGGCTGAAGCAGCTGAGGCTGGACGCCATCCAGATGAAGCACGCCTATATTTCCCAGCCCATTCTGGAGGAAATCGGGGTAAAGGTGCGGGAAGACGACGGGACCCTGCACGTACTTCAGGGGTACAGGCGGGGAACGGTGTGGGGTCGGGTAGAGTACGATGAGCAGGGACGGCCCACCGAGCCCCTGTTCGGAAGCTTCTCCCGAGCCTCAGATCTGAAGATCAAGCTGGGCGCCGCCGTGCGCAAGACCGGCACCCGGGTGCTGGACCGGACCATGCTGACCGGCATAATCACCCGCGACGGCGCGGCCATAGGCGCCACCGCCATTAACACCCGGACCGGGAAGTTTCTGGTCTTCCGGGCCAAGGCCATCCTTCTGGCCACCGGAGCCGCCAGCCGGCTGTACCCCTATCCCTGGGCACCGTTCCCCAATGATCTCTTCTACACCCTCACCTCCCCGGTCAACCACGGGGGAGGGCACGTCGCGGCCCTGAGCGCCGGGGCCAAGCTGTACTGCATGGAGATGTCGGTGGTCTACAACGTCTCCAAGGGCATAAACCACAGCAGCGGTGGCGGGGCCTGCAACTGGTACTTCAAGATGTACAACTCCAAAGGTGAGATTCTGGAAGACAAATACGCGGACCGGGTAGTCACCAAGGCCGGAGGCATGATCCCGGGAGTCAACTTCATGTTTGCCCCGGACATGCGCAACGCCGAAGTAGAGAAAGACGTAATAAGATCGGCCAAGGACCGGGCCACGGAAGACGAAATAGCGGCGGTGTACTTCACCGCGGCCACCGAGCCTCCCAAGGCGCTGAAATTCCACAAGCTGGCCGGAGGTCTTACCAACGAAGCCCCGGCGGAATGCGTACCGGTGCTGGTAGGAGTGGGAATGGCTACCGGCGGGGTGCTGCGGGAGAACGACTACTCCGAGACGGGGGTGAAAAACCTGTTCGCCGCGGGTAACGTCGTGGGCAGCGGCGGCTCCTTCGGCTTTACCTGGGCCTGCCTTATCGCCGACCACGTCCTGGACCTCGTGAAGGGCCAGGCGCTGGCGCCGATTGGGGTAGAGCAGCTGGAGCAGATCGACCGGACGCGGCAGCGGGTCTTTGCCGCCCTGGGCCGCAGGGTAGAGTATCCGGTGAACCCCTTGGAGCTGGAGCACTACGTACGCTGGGTGAACTACAACTACGTAGGACTGCACAAGATCAAGGCGCGGATGGAGCGGGCGCTAGAACTCATCCGCCTGGCGCGGGAAGAGGGGGTGCCCCTTCTGGTGGCCACCAATCCGCACGAACTGATGCGCGCCCTGGAGGTTCAGGACATAATCGACATCTCCGAGCTGCACGTGCAGTCCTCCCTCCTGCGGACCGAAAGCCGGCTGGTACCCATTCATTTCCGGGAGGACTATCCGGCGCTTGACCCGCAGTGGGACAACAAGATCGTTACGGTCAAAAAAGTGGCCGGCGAGCTCAAGTACGCCGTAGAAGACCTCAACTAGCGAAAGGTGGTGGTCGAGGTGTA
This DNA window, taken from Clostridia bacterium, encodes the following:
- a CDS encoding TRAP transporter large permease, whose product is MEPVTIALVCIAGALALMLLGIPVVYCLGCTGAVMAFLIYGPVSLDKAGWTTFTTLYNINWVPLPLFVLMGCIISQTSMGQDIYRAARNWLSRLPGGLVVATIFGEAAMASAVGSSTACALAVGKMAEPEFERYGYSKPFAMGALTCGGVLGPLIPPSIGFITYGVLAQVSIGQLFIAGIVPGIILAFMLAGVAVIMCWRNPVLGPPAGAVSWAERLSSLKKVWPLVAVMLSIIGTIYLGIASAAEAAGVGCVVVIILAFFVYRLRWADFYRAIVEAATLNGMILFMMVGAWFYSYVLGTSGAAKSLMELVYGTGLPPLGIVFLINIILLILGCFIDAITIMLLTIPLFVPIVVGLGFDPVWFGVLYVVNMQIGLITPPMGLDLFTVRSAFNLPAGHLLRGVLPFLVVLIIFLLLLVFFPQLSLWLPGTMGMGR
- a CDS encoding FAD-binding protein → MTRRLEELVEAVIDTDFLIIGGGLAGSMAALRAKKRDPNLDVTVIDKAKMEYSGDGVGLDNFNQVPLHKEDLQRDVGEGEAKKAVFGGERMKGLKQLRLDAIQMKHAYISQPILEEIGVKVREDDGTLHVLQGYRRGTVWGRVEYDEQGRPTEPLFGSFSRASDLKIKLGAAVRKTGTRVLDRTMLTGIITRDGAAIGATAINTRTGKFLVFRAKAILLATGAASRLYPYPWAPFPNDLFYTLTSPVNHGGGHVAALSAGAKLYCMEMSVVYNVSKGINHSSGGGACNWYFKMYNSKGEILEDKYADRVVTKAGGMIPGVNFMFAPDMRNAEVEKDVIRSAKDRATEDEIAAVYFTAATEPPKALKFHKLAGGLTNEAPAECVPVLVGVGMATGGVLRENDYSETGVKNLFAAGNVVGSGGSFGFTWACLIADHVLDLVKGQALAPIGVEQLEQIDRTRQRVFAALGRRVEYPVNPLELEHYVRWVNYNYVGLHKIKARMERALELIRLAREEGVPLLVATNPHELMRALEVQDIIDISELHVQSSLLRTESRLVPIHFREDYPALDPQWDNKIVTVKKVAGELKYAVEDLN
- a CDS encoding LysR family transcriptional regulator, which gives rise to MTLHQLLVFLTVVETGGFSAAAQRLHVTQPAISVQIKALERELGHRLLARSHASNSVELTAAGRMVYRTARRMVRDADKLVAGLERLRIQEEAATSVKVISDLLTGTYLLPEVASRYRSHFGLVGTVPSVTLMITTDYNAIAEGVRAGHYDVGIIPARYEAPGTLQEFTFHLGLVAVANAKHREVAECLDWRHPSLVLPPPGSALREMVDRYFTTLGVHPRTVLEATHPEAVKKIVRTSPVLAITHEITVEDDLRNGTLLKLEPPAPLPKQQYQAIRPRGPRNHLAERFCSTLRQSELIADTEAL